TCGGGATGCCGCCAGGCCCGCAGCAGCGTCTCCTGGACGACGTCCTCGGCCTGCTGCCGGTCGCCGCCGGTGAGCCGCAGGACGTAGCCGAGCAGCGGGCCGCCGTGCTCGGCGTACAGCGAGCGCAGCAGCCGTTCGTCCGCGGTGGGTCCCACACCGGTGACACGTACGTCGTCGGCGCCCGGTTCACCGCCGGGGCCCTCAGTTCGTCCGGAGATCGTTCAGCCGCAGGTTCCGGGCGGACGCGGAGACCCGGAGCCCGCCCTCGGTGACCTGGACGTCGCCGATCCGGGAGCCGACCGGCAGGTCCCGTACGGGCACCGTCCAGGCGAGCCGCTCCCGCAGCACGTTCACGGGGAGTTGCACCGCGCCGTTGCCGATCGAGCGCGGGGTGATCCGGATGCCCTCGGCCGTCGCCCGCACGGAGACCACGGCGGTGCCGCTCAGCGGGACGCCGGCGAGGGAGCCGGACAGGTCCACCCGGAGGTCGGGGCCCTGCGGCGCGATCCGGGTGATCTCCTTGGGCGCGTAGCGCCGGATCAGGTCGTAGGGCACGACCGCGGACGCGGTGGCGGTCCGCACCGTGACGTTCCGGGAGTCGCCGCCCGTCACCTCGCCGAGCGGGGCGCGCACCCCGTGCATCTCGACCCGGACGTCCCGCACGGTGACGTCCGCCTGGGCGTACTCGCCGATCCGCAGGTCGATCCGGTCGTACTCGCCGCCGATCGCCTGGGTGAGGAACGGGAAGCCGTGGATCGTCACGTCGGGGTCCTCGCGCAGGTCGTACTGCGCGGCGACCTCCCGGCCGATCCTGTCCTCGACGATCCGCACGCCGATCCGGTCGGCCGCGATGAGGCCGCCGACCAGCAGGATCGCGACCACGATCAGGACCTTGCGCATGTTCCTCCTCGATCCGTGCCCGTTTTCCCATGAGAGCGTGTCCGTTTCCCCATGAGAGTCCGGGAACACGGCCCGGAGTTCGGTCCGGGAGGCGTACGGTGTGAGATCAACCACCCGCGAAGGGCGGCAGGACCTCGATCACGGCGCCCTTCCCGAGCTTCACGGCGTCGTGCGGACGGGCGCCGACGGGGTCCCCGTCGACCAAGAACGAACTGCGGGCCACGACCCGGGCGAACTCCGCATCCCTTGCCCGCAGGGCGCCGGCCAGTGCCTCGGCGAGCGTGTCCGCCTCGTACGGCTCCGTCTCGACCCCGGCCGCGGCGCGCGCCGCGGCCCAATATCTGATCATCCCCTGGGACATGCCTTCCAGGATCTCATTCCCGCAACGTCCGAAACCGGATGGACACCCGCCATTGTCCTGACGGACGGCTCGGATATCCTCAGGTCGAGGGATCCGGGCGATGAGGCCCCCGGGTCCTTGACGTCTTTTATGGGCGGGAGGCGGCACTTTGAGCAGCTTGCTCTTGCTCACCAACGCACTGGAGCCCTCCGACGAGGTCCTCCCGGCGTTGGGATTGCTCTTGCACTCGGTGCGCGTCGCCCCGGCGGAGGCGTCGGCGCTCATCGACGCCCCACCGGCCGACGTGATCCTCGTCGACGCCC
The DNA window shown above is from Thermomonospora umbrina and carries:
- a CDS encoding LmeA family phospholipid-binding protein — encoded protein: MRKVLIVVAILLVGGLIAADRIGVRIVEDRIGREVAAQYDLREDPDVTIHGFPFLTQAIGGEYDRIDLRIGEYAQADVTVRDVRVEMHGVRAPLGEVTGGDSRNVTVRTATASAVVPYDLIRRYAPKEITRIAPQGPDLRVDLSGSLAGVPLSGTAVVSVRATAEGIRITPRSIGNGAVQLPVNVLRERLAWTVPVRDLPVGSRIGDVQVTEGGLRVSASARNLRLNDLRTN
- a CDS encoding MoaD/ThiS family protein; its protein translation is MSQGMIRYWAAARAAAGVETEPYEADTLAEALAGALRARDAEFARVVARSSFLVDGDPVGARPHDAVKLGKGAVIEVLPPFAGG